TTCGAGTGCGACGAGGCGTATCGCGAGGCCATGGAAACCGAGATCGGGCGGGACCTCGGGACGTTCAACGCCGACTCGGTCGAGGAGGTGTTTCACAAGTACTTCGGAAGCTCGATCCGGCTACAGTCGTGAACCGGCCAGCCTTTTACCGCCTGCGACAAAACCCGAGGTATGACCCACGACCGACAGGAGTCCGGGTTCAAACACCGCACCCGGGTCGCCGACGCCCTCGCTGCGATCCGGGAGGCCGCGACGCCGCACAGCCGGACGGAACGCGTCGCCGTCGCCGACGCCGACGGACGGACCGTCGCCGAGACGATCACGGCACCCAACCCCGTCCCCGGCTACGATCGGGCGGCCATGGACGGCTACGCCGTCCGGGCGCGTGACACATTCGGCGCCTCCGAACGGTCCCCGAGCGTGCTCACTCCGACCGAGGATCGCGTCGGCCCCGAGGAAGCCGCACGCGTCCACACCGGCAGCGACCTCCCGGCGGGCGCCGACGCGGTCGTGATGATCGAACAGGTCGAGGAGCTCGACTTCGACGGCGACGACGAGATCGAAGAACTCGAGGTGTTCGACGCCGTCGCGGAGGGGGAAAACGTCGGCGACGCCGGCGAGGACGTCGCCGAGGGACAGACCCTCTACGAGCCGCGCCACCGGTTCCGGCCATCCGATCTCGGCCTGCTCAAGTCCGTCGGCCTGGAGGAAGTCACCGTCTACGAACACCCGAGCGTCGCCGTGCTCCCCACCGGCGAGGAGCTCGTGCAGTCGGATCCGGGACCGGGCGAGGTGATCGAGACGAACGGCCTCACCGTCACCCGCCTTGCCGAACGGTGGGGCGGCGACGCGACCTACCGCGAAATCGTCACCGACGACGAGGACGCCCTCCGAAACGCCATCGAACGCGATCTGGATCACGATGTCGTCGTCACCACCGGCGGCTCGTCGGT
The Halalkaliarchaeum desulfuricum DNA segment above includes these coding regions:
- a CDS encoding molybdopterin molybdotransferase MoeA; the encoded protein is MTHDRQESGFKHRTRVADALAAIREAATPHSRTERVAVADADGRTVAETITAPNPVPGYDRAAMDGYAVRARDTFGASERSPSVLTPTEDRVGPEEAARVHTGSDLPAGADAVVMIEQVEELDFDGDDEIEELEVFDAVAEGENVGDAGEDVAEGQTLYEPRHRFRPSDLGLLKSVGLEEVTVYEHPSVAVLPTGEELVQSDPGPGEVIETNGLTVTRLAERWGGDATYREIVTDDEDALRNAIERDLDHDVVVTTGGSSVGERDLVPDVVDGIGEVLVHGVALKPGHPVALGAVEDTPVVMLPGYPVACIVNAVQFLRPVLKDVGAMPLPPHPTRTARLTRKIPSEPGTRTFARVRLEVDPDDRNADDTGSEDGENPSFAATPTRASGSGVLSSVALADGWVVVPEPVEGFDAGEVVTVEVWEGSQ